The Rhododendron vialii isolate Sample 1 chromosome 5a, ASM3025357v1 genome contains a region encoding:
- the LOC131326941 gene encoding auxin response factor 19 isoform X1 — protein sequence MKAPSNGYLPTSGEGERKVINSELWHACAGPLVSLPPVGSLVVYFPQGHSEQIFLQLPSQVAASMQKETDGIPNYPNLPSKLICMLHSVTLHADPETDEVYAQMTLQPVSKYDQEALLLSDMGLKQSRQPAEFFCKTLTASDTSTHGGFSVPRRAAEKIFPSLDFSMQPPAQELVAKDLHDQSWAFRHIYRGQPKRHLLTTGWSVFVSSKRLFAGDSILFIRDEKSQLLLGTRRANRQQPALSSSVISSDSMHIGILAAAAHAAANNSPFTIFYNPRASPSEFVIPLAKYNKAMYNQVSLGMRFRMMFETDESGVRRYMGTVTSVSDLDPVRWKGSQWRNLQVGWDESTAGERPSRVSIWDIEPVVTPFFICPPPFFRPKFPKQPGLIDDQSDMANGFNRGMPWLDEFGIKDASSSLFPGLSLVQWMNMQQNQRFPAAQTGFFPPVGSSASFQNNLSIDDPSKLLNFQTPAVATPHLQFNKANQQNQQVVQPPQPSLAWTQQQQQQQQLQQLLQSSINTQQQKLQHQQQQQPPQQQPQPLQQQPPQQQQILQTLGNNTIIAPNQIPNPNLQQPAIYSQLQQQQLLTGSTQSQQNIPTSDRNSFQPLSHDLQYQQQVEQASLLQRPQQQQPQLQQMPLQSLQSSLPHTPQGQNTLQHSLSEQHLQLQLLQKLQQQQQQQQQQQQQQLLSPVRPSLEPQQHAHQRSWQSQHLPLSQPQQQQQQQISGNGISTSTLMQSTQFAVNQIPGPQKLVKAHSGLTDGDAPSCSTSPSTNNCQVSPSNFLNRSQQKPSFLIEELAGDHATNMVQEIQSKPEVRVKRELPGSKAPEQQKNKVTVTEQLDAASSATSYCLDTSGFQQNFSLPSFSMEGDVQSQSRNNLHFAGNVDGMTPDALLSRGFDSGKDIQNLLSNYGGMPRDFQTELSAADISSQSFGLPNMSFKPGCSTDIAISDAGVLGGGLWPSPTQRMRTYTKVQKRGSVGRTIDVSRYKGYDELRHDLARMFGIEGQLEDSQRTEWKLVYVDHEKDILLVGDDPWEEFVSCVQSIKILSSAEVQQMSLDGDLGPVPKQACSGTDSGNAWRGHYDDNTAASFNR from the exons GCTGACCCAGAAACTGATGAGGTCTATGCGCAGATGACTCTTCAACCTGTTAGCAAA TATGATCAGGAAGCATTACTTTTATCTGATATGGGCCTCAAGCAAAGCAGGCAACCTGCTGAATTTTTCTGCAAAACTCTTACAGCAAGTGACACAAGCACTCATGGTGGATTTTCTGTTCCTCGCCGAGCAGCTGAGAAAATTTTCCCATCTCTT GATTTCTCAATGCAACCCCCAGCTCAGGAGCTTGTAGCTAAGGATTTGCATGACCAGTCATGGGCATTTAGACATATTTATCGAG GCCAACCAAAAAGGCACCTGCTGACCACAGGTTGGAGCGTTTTTGTTAGCTCTAAACGACTCTTTGCTGGTGATTCCATCCTTTTTATAAG AGATGAAAAATCACAGCTTCTCTTGGGTACCAGGCGTGCTAATAGACAGCAGCCGGCCCTTTCATCATCAGTCATATCTAGTGATAGCATGCACATTGGAATTTTAGCAGCTGCAGCTCACGCCGCAGCAAATAATAGCCCATTCACTATATTTTACAATCCCAG GGCCAGCCCTTCTGAGTTTGTGATTCCGCTAGCCAAGTATAATAAAGCAATGTATAATCAAGTTTCATTGGGGATGCGGTTCAGAATGATGTTTGAGACTGATGAGTCAGGAGTGCGTAGGTACATGGGCACAGTCACCAGTGTTAGTGATCTAGATCCAGTGCGATGGAAAGGTTCACAATGGCGCAATCTTCAG GTTGGGTGGGATGAATCAACTGCTGGGGAACGTCCCAGTCGAGTTTCAATATGGGACATTGAACCTGTTGTAACTCCTTTCTTCATATGTCCACCTCCTTTTTTCAGACCCAAGTTCCCAAAACAGCCAGGGTTGATAG ATGACCAGTCTGACATGGCGAATGGTTTCAATCGAGGCATGCCCTGGCTTGATGAATTTGGAATAAAGGATGCCTCAAGCTCACTCTTCCCTGGCTTGAGTTTAGTCCAGTGGATGAACATGCAACAGAATCAACGCTTTCCAGCTGCTCAAACAGGATTCTTTCCGCCTGTTGGTTCTTCAGCATCATTCCAAAACAACCTTAGCATTGATGATCCGTCCAAGTTGTTGAACTTCCAAACCCCTGCTGTTGCTACTCCACATCTCCAGTTCAACAAAGCCAATCAACAGAATCAACAAGTTGTTCAACCCCCGCAGCCTTCTCTAGCATGGAcccagcaacagcagcagcaacaacagctGCAACAATTGTTGCAATCTTCTATCAACACACAGCAGCAGAAACTGCAACatcaacaacagcagcagccaCCACAACAGCAGCCGCAGCCGCTGCAACAACAACCACCACAACAGCAGCAGATATTACAAACTCTTGGAAATAACACTATAATTGCACCTAACCAGATTCCGAACCCGAATTTGCAGCAACCAGCCATATACTCTCAACTCCAGCAGCAACAATTGTTAACAGGAAGTACCCAATCACAGCAAAACATCCCTACCAGTGATAGGAATTCTTTTCAGCCCTTATCACATGACTTGCAGTATCAGCAACAAGTAGAACAAGCAAGCCTACTACAAAGGCCCCAGCAACAGCAGCCGCAATTGCAACAAATGCCTCTGCAATCTTTGCAGTCTAGCCTTCCACATACTCCACAAGGGCAAAACACATTGCAGCACAGCCTTTCAGAGCAGCATCTTCAACTGCAGCTACTACAGAAAttgcagcagcaacaacagcagcagcagcagcagcaacagcaacaaCTGTTATCCCCAGTAAGGCCTTCTTTGGAGCCACAACAACATGCTCATCAACGAAGCTGGCAATCACAACATCTTCCTTTGTCTCAGCCgcagcaacagcaacaacaacaaattaGTGGCAACGGTATCTCAACATCGACACTCATGCAATCAACTCAATTTGCTGTGAATCAAATTCCGGGCCCACAAAAACTGGTTAAAGCCCATTCTGGGCTTACAGACGGGGATGCCCCATCATGTTCAACTTCACCTTCTACAAATAATTGCCAAGTATCTCCATCAAATTTCCTGAACAGGAGCCAACAAAAACCATCCTTTTTGATTGAGGAATTGGCGGGTGATCATGCTACTAATATGGTCCAGGAGATTCAAAGCAAGCCTGAAGTTAGGGTCAAACGTGAGTTGCCTGGATCAAAAGCACCCGAGcaacaaaagaacaaagttACTGTCACTGAACAATTGGATGCTGCTTCTTCTGCAACATCATATTGTTTGGATACAAGTGGCTTCCAACAAAATTTCTCACTTCCCAGTTTTTCTATGGAGGGGGATGTTCAGTCACAGTCTAGGAACAATCTTCACTTTGCAGGTAATGTCGACGGTATGACACCTGATGCATTGTTGTCAAGGGGTTTTGATTCTGGAAAAGATATTCAGAACTTGCTTTCCAATTATGGTGGGATGCCTAGGGATTTTCAGACAGAGTTGTCTGCTGCTGATATCAGTTCTCAGTCGTTTGGGTTGCCAAACATGTCTTTCAAGCCAGGGTGTTCAACTGATATCGCAATTAGTGATGCTGGTGTTTTGGGTGGAGGGTTGTGGCCTAGCCCGACTCAGAGAATGCGAACGTACACAAAG GTACAAAAACGTGGGTCTGTGGGAAGAACCATTGATGTCAGCCGTTACAAGGGCTATGATGAGCTCAGGCATGATCTGGCCCGTATGTTTGGGATTGAAGGACAACTAGAAGACTCACAAAGAACAGAGTGGAAACTTGTCTACGTTGATCACGAAAAAGACATACTACTTGTTGGAGATGATCCTTGGGA GGAGTTTGTGAGTTGTGTTCAGAGCATAAAGATACTGTCATCAGCTGAGGTGCAGCAAATGAGTTTGGATGGAGATTTGGGTCCAGTTCCCAAACAAGCTTGTAGTGGAACTGACAGTGGAAATGCATGGAGAGGGCACTATGACGATAACACAGCTGCCTCTTTCAATAGATAA
- the LOC131326941 gene encoding auxin response factor 19 isoform X2 — translation MKAPSNGYLPTSGEGERKVINSELWHACAGPLVSLPPVGSLVVYFPQGHSEQVAASMQKETDGIPNYPNLPSKLICMLHSVTLHADPETDEVYAQMTLQPVSKYDQEALLLSDMGLKQSRQPAEFFCKTLTASDTSTHGGFSVPRRAAEKIFPSLDFSMQPPAQELVAKDLHDQSWAFRHIYRGQPKRHLLTTGWSVFVSSKRLFAGDSILFIRDEKSQLLLGTRRANRQQPALSSSVISSDSMHIGILAAAAHAAANNSPFTIFYNPRASPSEFVIPLAKYNKAMYNQVSLGMRFRMMFETDESGVRRYMGTVTSVSDLDPVRWKGSQWRNLQVGWDESTAGERPSRVSIWDIEPVVTPFFICPPPFFRPKFPKQPGLIDDQSDMANGFNRGMPWLDEFGIKDASSSLFPGLSLVQWMNMQQNQRFPAAQTGFFPPVGSSASFQNNLSIDDPSKLLNFQTPAVATPHLQFNKANQQNQQVVQPPQPSLAWTQQQQQQQQLQQLLQSSINTQQQKLQHQQQQQPPQQQPQPLQQQPPQQQQILQTLGNNTIIAPNQIPNPNLQQPAIYSQLQQQQLLTGSTQSQQNIPTSDRNSFQPLSHDLQYQQQVEQASLLQRPQQQQPQLQQMPLQSLQSSLPHTPQGQNTLQHSLSEQHLQLQLLQKLQQQQQQQQQQQQQQLLSPVRPSLEPQQHAHQRSWQSQHLPLSQPQQQQQQQISGNGISTSTLMQSTQFAVNQIPGPQKLVKAHSGLTDGDAPSCSTSPSTNNCQVSPSNFLNRSQQKPSFLIEELAGDHATNMVQEIQSKPEVRVKRELPGSKAPEQQKNKVTVTEQLDAASSATSYCLDTSGFQQNFSLPSFSMEGDVQSQSRNNLHFAGNVDGMTPDALLSRGFDSGKDIQNLLSNYGGMPRDFQTELSAADISSQSFGLPNMSFKPGCSTDIAISDAGVLGGGLWPSPTQRMRTYTKVQKRGSVGRTIDVSRYKGYDELRHDLARMFGIEGQLEDSQRTEWKLVYVDHEKDILLVGDDPWEEFVSCVQSIKILSSAEVQQMSLDGDLGPVPKQACSGTDSGNAWRGHYDDNTAASFNR, via the exons GCTGACCCAGAAACTGATGAGGTCTATGCGCAGATGACTCTTCAACCTGTTAGCAAA TATGATCAGGAAGCATTACTTTTATCTGATATGGGCCTCAAGCAAAGCAGGCAACCTGCTGAATTTTTCTGCAAAACTCTTACAGCAAGTGACACAAGCACTCATGGTGGATTTTCTGTTCCTCGCCGAGCAGCTGAGAAAATTTTCCCATCTCTT GATTTCTCAATGCAACCCCCAGCTCAGGAGCTTGTAGCTAAGGATTTGCATGACCAGTCATGGGCATTTAGACATATTTATCGAG GCCAACCAAAAAGGCACCTGCTGACCACAGGTTGGAGCGTTTTTGTTAGCTCTAAACGACTCTTTGCTGGTGATTCCATCCTTTTTATAAG AGATGAAAAATCACAGCTTCTCTTGGGTACCAGGCGTGCTAATAGACAGCAGCCGGCCCTTTCATCATCAGTCATATCTAGTGATAGCATGCACATTGGAATTTTAGCAGCTGCAGCTCACGCCGCAGCAAATAATAGCCCATTCACTATATTTTACAATCCCAG GGCCAGCCCTTCTGAGTTTGTGATTCCGCTAGCCAAGTATAATAAAGCAATGTATAATCAAGTTTCATTGGGGATGCGGTTCAGAATGATGTTTGAGACTGATGAGTCAGGAGTGCGTAGGTACATGGGCACAGTCACCAGTGTTAGTGATCTAGATCCAGTGCGATGGAAAGGTTCACAATGGCGCAATCTTCAG GTTGGGTGGGATGAATCAACTGCTGGGGAACGTCCCAGTCGAGTTTCAATATGGGACATTGAACCTGTTGTAACTCCTTTCTTCATATGTCCACCTCCTTTTTTCAGACCCAAGTTCCCAAAACAGCCAGGGTTGATAG ATGACCAGTCTGACATGGCGAATGGTTTCAATCGAGGCATGCCCTGGCTTGATGAATTTGGAATAAAGGATGCCTCAAGCTCACTCTTCCCTGGCTTGAGTTTAGTCCAGTGGATGAACATGCAACAGAATCAACGCTTTCCAGCTGCTCAAACAGGATTCTTTCCGCCTGTTGGTTCTTCAGCATCATTCCAAAACAACCTTAGCATTGATGATCCGTCCAAGTTGTTGAACTTCCAAACCCCTGCTGTTGCTACTCCACATCTCCAGTTCAACAAAGCCAATCAACAGAATCAACAAGTTGTTCAACCCCCGCAGCCTTCTCTAGCATGGAcccagcaacagcagcagcaacaacagctGCAACAATTGTTGCAATCTTCTATCAACACACAGCAGCAGAAACTGCAACatcaacaacagcagcagccaCCACAACAGCAGCCGCAGCCGCTGCAACAACAACCACCACAACAGCAGCAGATATTACAAACTCTTGGAAATAACACTATAATTGCACCTAACCAGATTCCGAACCCGAATTTGCAGCAACCAGCCATATACTCTCAACTCCAGCAGCAACAATTGTTAACAGGAAGTACCCAATCACAGCAAAACATCCCTACCAGTGATAGGAATTCTTTTCAGCCCTTATCACATGACTTGCAGTATCAGCAACAAGTAGAACAAGCAAGCCTACTACAAAGGCCCCAGCAACAGCAGCCGCAATTGCAACAAATGCCTCTGCAATCTTTGCAGTCTAGCCTTCCACATACTCCACAAGGGCAAAACACATTGCAGCACAGCCTTTCAGAGCAGCATCTTCAACTGCAGCTACTACAGAAAttgcagcagcaacaacagcagcagcagcagcagcaacagcaacaaCTGTTATCCCCAGTAAGGCCTTCTTTGGAGCCACAACAACATGCTCATCAACGAAGCTGGCAATCACAACATCTTCCTTTGTCTCAGCCgcagcaacagcaacaacaacaaattaGTGGCAACGGTATCTCAACATCGACACTCATGCAATCAACTCAATTTGCTGTGAATCAAATTCCGGGCCCACAAAAACTGGTTAAAGCCCATTCTGGGCTTACAGACGGGGATGCCCCATCATGTTCAACTTCACCTTCTACAAATAATTGCCAAGTATCTCCATCAAATTTCCTGAACAGGAGCCAACAAAAACCATCCTTTTTGATTGAGGAATTGGCGGGTGATCATGCTACTAATATGGTCCAGGAGATTCAAAGCAAGCCTGAAGTTAGGGTCAAACGTGAGTTGCCTGGATCAAAAGCACCCGAGcaacaaaagaacaaagttACTGTCACTGAACAATTGGATGCTGCTTCTTCTGCAACATCATATTGTTTGGATACAAGTGGCTTCCAACAAAATTTCTCACTTCCCAGTTTTTCTATGGAGGGGGATGTTCAGTCACAGTCTAGGAACAATCTTCACTTTGCAGGTAATGTCGACGGTATGACACCTGATGCATTGTTGTCAAGGGGTTTTGATTCTGGAAAAGATATTCAGAACTTGCTTTCCAATTATGGTGGGATGCCTAGGGATTTTCAGACAGAGTTGTCTGCTGCTGATATCAGTTCTCAGTCGTTTGGGTTGCCAAACATGTCTTTCAAGCCAGGGTGTTCAACTGATATCGCAATTAGTGATGCTGGTGTTTTGGGTGGAGGGTTGTGGCCTAGCCCGACTCAGAGAATGCGAACGTACACAAAG GTACAAAAACGTGGGTCTGTGGGAAGAACCATTGATGTCAGCCGTTACAAGGGCTATGATGAGCTCAGGCATGATCTGGCCCGTATGTTTGGGATTGAAGGACAACTAGAAGACTCACAAAGAACAGAGTGGAAACTTGTCTACGTTGATCACGAAAAAGACATACTACTTGTTGGAGATGATCCTTGGGA GGAGTTTGTGAGTTGTGTTCAGAGCATAAAGATACTGTCATCAGCTGAGGTGCAGCAAATGAGTTTGGATGGAGATTTGGGTCCAGTTCCCAAACAAGCTTGTAGTGGAACTGACAGTGGAAATGCATGGAGAGGGCACTATGACGATAACACAGCTGCCTCTTTCAATAGATAA
- the LOC131326944 gene encoding 20 kDa chaperonin, chloroplastic, whose product MATAQLTASSVSVRSLGSFEGLRPISTVRVSSFSSSSLRKGGLSLRSTRGLVVKAATTVAPKYTTLKPLGDRVLVKIKTAEEKTAGGILLPSTAQSKSQGGEVVAVGEGKTIGKTKVDISVKAGNQVVYSKYAGTELEFNGTNHLILKEDDIVGILETDDVKDLKPLNDRVLIKVAEAELTTAGGLLLPEASKEKPSIGTVVAVGPGPLDEDEGKRKPLSISPGNTVLFSKYAGNDFKGADGSEYIALRASDVMAVIS is encoded by the exons ATGGCGACGGCTCAGTTGACTGCGTCTTCAGTTTCGGTTAGGAGCTTGGGCTCATTCGAGGGGCTTAGACCTATTTCAACTGTTAGGGtttcctcattttcttcttcgaGTTTGAGGAAAGGTGGACTCAGCCTCAGGTCCACCCGTGGCCTCGTCGTCAAAGCTGCCACCACTGTTGCCCCTAAg TACACTACCCTCAAGCCGTTGGGTGATAGAGTATTGGTGAAGATTAAGACTGCTGAGGAGAAGACTGCAGGTGGTATTTTACTTCCATCAACAGCACAGTCAAAATCTCAAGGAGGTGAGGTTGTTGCTGTTGGAGAGGGTAAAACAATTGGAAAGACTAAGGTTGACATCAGTGTGAAG gCCGGTAACCAAGTTGTTTACTCCAAGTATGCTGGGACTGAATTGGAGTTCAATGGAACAAACCATCTCATCCTAAAGGAGGACGACATTGTTGGTATCTTGGAGACTGATGATGTGAAGGACCTGAAGCCCTTGAATGATAGAGTTCTAATTAAG GTTGCTGAGGCCGAGCTAACAACTGCTGGAGGCTTGTTACTACCAGAGGCAAGCAAGGAGAAACCTTCCATTGGCACG GTGGTTGCTGTGGGGCCTGGTCCCTTGGATGAGGACGAAGGTAAAAGGAAACCGTTATCGATTTCTCCGGGGAACACAGTGTTGTTTTCCAAGTATGCAGGGAATGACTTCAAGGGAGCTGATGGTTCAGAATACATTGCCCTTAGGGCATCTGATGTGATGGCTGTTATTTCTTAG
- the LOC131326947 gene encoding ethylene-responsive transcription factor ERF017, whose product MVKPETAGKPGERSSSDELRYKGVRKRKWGKYVSEIRLPNCRQRIWLGSYDSAEKAARAFDAALFCLRGPSASFNFPDNPPQISGGRSLTPSEIQAEAARYANSGPSQSRGTDRSLSTSSSSSSSEIHVESPSPSVSDGVAQMGNETETPLDGSFLDLFSTMGSAENVTVPGTSFDIYPDYDDFSTDFFVPPMPPNVDYGGEENNCDANFSQNSSYLWNF is encoded by the coding sequence ATGGTGAAGCCGGAGACTGCAGGGAAGCCGGGCGAGAGATCATCGAGCGACGAGTTGAGGTACAAGGGCGTGAGGAAGAGGAAGTGGGGCAAGTACGTCTCCGAGATCCGTCTGCCCAACTGCCGCCAGCGGATCTGGCTCGGCTCCTACGACTCCGCCGAGAAGGCCGCCAGGGCCTTCGACGCCGCCCTCTTCTGCCTCCGCGGCCCCTCCGCCAGCTTCAACTTCCCCGACAACCCGCCCCAGATTTCCGGCGGGAGGTCCCTCACACCTTCCGAAATCCAAGCCGAAGCCGCCCGGTACGCGAATTCCGGTCCCTCCCAGAGCAGGGGCACGGATCGCTCGCTGTCCACgtcatcatcatcgtcatcgTCCGAAATACACGTGGAGTCTCCATCGCCGTCGGTTTCGGATGGGGTGGCCCAGATGGGCAACGAAACGGAAACGCCGCTTGACGGGTCGTTTCTGGATCTATTTTCGACCATGGGCAGCGCCGAGAATGTTACTGTACCCGGGACGTCGTTTGATATTTACCCGGATTATGATGATTTCTCCACTGACTTTTTCGTGCCGCCAATGCCTCCTAATGTGGATTACGGTGGTGAAGAAAATAATTGTGATGCCAATTTCTCACAAAATTCATCGTACCTTTGGAActtctaa
- the LOC131326942 gene encoding beta-galactosidase 15-like, whose product MGSSNYVGFALFLSVIALISPLFYAVEVSHDGRAITIDGERRILLSGSIHYPRSTPEMWPDLIKKAKEGGLDAIETYVFWNAHEPVRRRYDFSGNNDLIRFLKTIQSEGLYAVLRIGPYVCAEWNYGGFPLWLHNMPGIELRTANDVFMNEMQNFTTLIVDMVKQEKLFASQGGNIILAQIENEYGNVMASYGAAGKAYVDWCANMAETLDVGVPWIMCQQDDAPQPMINTCNGFYCDSFTPNNPNSPKMWTENWTGWFKNWGGKDPHRAAEDVAYAVARFFQRGGTFQNYYMYHGGTNFGRTAGGPYITTSYDYDAPIDEYGNLNQPKWGHLKQLHGVLKSMERTLTHGNITNTDQGNGVSVTIYATNETSSCFIGNTNTTGDAIVTFQESEYSVPAWSVSILPDCKNEAYNTAKLNTQTNVMVKRENQAESEPVALRWTWRPETTNDTVQLGKGHVAASHLVDQKVIDDISDYLWYMTSVNIKEDDPLWSDDMSIRVNGTGHMLHAYLNGEYIGSHWATYGIFNYVFEKKVKLNPGKNQITLLSATVGFQNYGPKFDMIESGLPGPVELIGRKGDESVIKDLSSHKWTYEVGLHGLDNKVYSLDSRYASKWQAENLPINRMMTWYKTTFKAPLGTDPVALDLQGMGKGEAWVNGQSIGRYWPSYLAEEDGCSTEPCDYRGEYGSSKCVSNCGQPTQRWYHVPRSFMTNDVNTLVVFEELGGNPSLVNFQTVAAGTICGNAYENEDMELSCQGRPISAISFASFGDPQGSCGSFYKGSCEGGNGALDIVRKACVGKENCSIQASEDVFGSTNCSSTAKRLAVEAIC is encoded by the exons ATGGGTTCTTCGAATTATGTTGGTTTTGCTCTGTTTCTTTCGGTCATTGCTTTGATTAGTCCTCTGTTTTACGCCGTGGAAGTCTCCCACGATGGTCGGGCCATTACCATAGATGGCGAACGCAGAATCTTGCTCTCTGGTTCCATTCACTATCCCCGAAGCACTCCAGAG ATGTGGCCTGATCTGATCAAAAAAGCAAAGGAAGGTGGGCTCGATGCAATCGAGACGTATGTATTCTGGAATGCCCATGAGCCAGTTCGTCGTCGATACGATTTCAGTGGGAACAATGATCTCATAAGATTTCTCAAAACCATTCAATCTGAAGGTCTCTACGCTGTTCTCCGGATTGGACCTTATGTTTGTGCTGAATGGAATTACGG TGGATTTCCTTTATGGTTGCACAATATGCCTGGCATTGAGCTTCGGACGGCGAACGATGTTTTCATG AATGAGATGCAAAATTTCACGACCTTGATCGTAGATATGGTTAAACAAGAGAAACTTTTTGCATCACAAGGAGGGAACATTATTCTAGCTCAG ATTGAGAATGAATATGGCAATGTCATGGCATCGTACGGAGCTGCCGGAAAAGCATACGTAGATTGGTGTGCGAACATGGCCGAAACGTTAGACGTCGGAGTTCCGTGGATTATGTGCCAACAAGATGATGCACCCCAGCCAATG ATAAATACGTGCAATGGATTTTATTGTGATTCATTCACACCAAACAATCCCAACAGCCCTAAGATGTGGACTGAAAATTGGACTGGATG GTTTAAGAATTGGGGTGGTAAAGATCCACATAGGGCTGCAGAGGATGTTGCTTATGCTGTTGCACGTTTTTTCCAGAGGGGGGGCACTTTCCAAAATTACTACATG TACCATGGTGGGACTAATTTTGGGAGAACGGCGGGCGGTCCATACATTACCACGTCATATGACTATGATGCTCCTATCGACGAATACG gcAATTTGAATCAACCTAAGTGGGGGCATCTGAAGCAGCTTCATGGTGTGCTGAAATCAATGGAAAGGACACTCACACATGGGAACATTACCAACACTGATCAAGGGAATGGCGTTTCG GTTACGATCTATGCCACTAATGAAACATCAAGTTGCTTCATTGGTAATACAAACACAACCGGTGATGCCATCGTCACATTCCAAGAAAGCGAATATAGCGTACCTGCTTGGTCTGTCAGCATTCTCCCTGACTGCAAAAATGAAGCATATAACACAGCGAAG TTGAATACGCAAACAAATGTCATGGTAAAAAGGGAAAACCAAGCAGAAAGTGAACCAGTTGCTCTGCGTTGGACATGGAGGCCTGAGACCACTAATGACACTGTTCAACTTGGAAAAGGTCACGTGGCAGCAAGTCATTTGGTCGATCAAAAAGTAATTGACGACATTTCGGATTACCTATGGTATATGACAAG CGTGAATATCAAAGAAGATGACCCACTTTGGAGTGACGATATGTCAATTAGAGTGAATGGCACTGGTCATATGCTTCACGCTTACCTCAATGGAGAATACATAG GTTCTCATTGGGCGACATATGGAATTTTCAACTACGTTTTCGAGAAGAAAGTGAAGTTGAATCCTGGAAAAAACCAAATCACATTGCTAAGTGCTACTGTTGGATTCCAG AACTATGGTCCAAAATTCGACATGATAGAATCTGGATTACCCGGTCCTGTTGAGTTAATTGGGAGAAAGGGTGATGAGAGCGTTATTAAGGATTTGTCATCGCATAAATGGACATACGAGGTTGGGTTGCATGGTCTTGACAACAAGGTGTACAGTTTAGATTCGCGATATGCGTCAAAATGGCAAGCAGAGAATCTCCCGATCAACAGGATGATGACATGGTACAAG ACGACATTCAAAGCTCCATTGGGTACAGATCCAGTGGCATTGGATTTGCAAGGCATGGGAAAAGGTGAAGCTTGGGTCAATGGCCAGAGTATCGGCCGATATTGGCCAAGTTACTTGGCTGAAGAAGATGGCTGTAGTACCGAGCCTTGTGATTATCGCGGTGAATACGGCAGTAGCAAATGTGTTTCGAACTGTGGGCAACCTACACAAAGATG GTACCATGTCCCTCGTTCTTTTATGACCAACGACGTGAATACATTGGTAGTTTTCGAAGAATTAGGAGGCAACCCATCGCTTGTTAACTTCCAAACTGTCGCGGCCGGGACTATTTGTGGAAATGCCTATGAGAACGAAGATATGGAATTGTCATGCCAAGGTCGCCCCATTTCTGCTATTAGTTTTGCAAGTTTTGGTGACCCGCAAGGATCTTGTGGTTCATTCTATAAAGGCAGTTGTGAAGGAGGGAACGGCGCTTTGGACATTGTGCGAAAG GCATGTGTTGGGAAGGAGAACTGTTCAATTCAAGCCTCCGAGGATGTTTTTGGGTCCACAAATTGCAGCAGTACGGCTAAGAGGCTCGCGGTGGAGgctatttgttga
- the LOC131326597 gene encoding FCS-Like Zinc finger 14 produces the protein MLGKKPQPVIGKLAGNHAWFSDAATSPTSPLEYKIQSPRGLKSYDIGGVGLAIVAALEKSDSPKNQIQAANKVLFVQNSTRSNPIPVKPTSTTYYNRGDSEESEMDSLEDYTFVTCHEPNKSYTRVYCDNGSDHGRIGHEKVGFDRRSKNYGIPVFEISPAGFGGDHFTARPASDFLSSCNLCQKKLHGRDIYMYRGEKAFCSTECRYRQIVMDERKEQCSSEASRSSADVSNSPYTNGQIFSTGILAI, from the exons ATGTTGGGCAAGAAACCACAGCCGGTCATCGGAAAGCTTGCCGGCAACCATGCCTGGTTTTCCGACGCGGCCACGAGCCCAACAAGTCCTTTGGAGTACAAGATTCAATCACCAAGAGGTCTAAAGAGTTATGATATAGGTGGGGTTGGACTTGCAATTGTGGCTGCCttagagaaatctgatagtccTAAGAATCAAATTCAGGCCGCCAACAAGGTCTTGTTTGTTCAAAATTCAACTCGGTCTAATCCTATTCCGGTTAAACCAACTAGTACTACATACTATAACAGAGGAGATTCGGAAGAAAGTGAGATGGATAGTTTGGAGGATTATACTTTCGTCACTTGTCATGAACCAAACAAGTCTTACACTAGAGTGTATTGCGATAATGGATCTGATCATGGTAGAATTGGGCATGAGAAAGTTGGTTTTGATCGGAGAAGTAAAAACTATGGGATTCCCGTTTTCGAGATATCACCGGCGGGATTCGGAGGAGATCATTTCACGGCACGCCCAGCCTCTGATTTTCTCAGCTCGTGTAATTTGTGCCAGAAAAAGCTCCATGGCAGAGACATATATATGTACAG GGGAGAGAAAGCATTTTGCAGCACAGAGTGTAGATACAGGCAGATAGTCATGGACGAACGCAAAGAGCAGTGCAGCTCTGAAGCTTCGAGATCATCAGCCGATGTTTCAAATTCTCCTTACACCAACGGCCAGATCTTCTCTACCGGAATTCTGGCTATTTAA